The genomic window ATAATGAAAGTGAATCTACATTTCACAAATGGAATGTATTGTTCCCTGTTGAAGTAAATTGCTGACTGGGTTTCATCGTTCCCCACATGATTGTCCAACAAATCATGCACCCCAATTAAAGACCATGCATCATTTGCCTTTGAATCACTTGATTGTGAGGACTGGAAAATGTCGTGTCCGTGCTGGTTTACCATGATCTTGTTTACAAATCATATTGGTGGTTGTCCATTGAATCTGGAGTAGTGCGTGTAGATAGAGGTTAGAAGTATTTGTAGGGAGGCTTGTGCATGTTTGAGgatttcattattcttttaactttttaatacaCATTTTGTAAAGGGATTTATTGATTATGCTTCTGAATTTTGATAGCTCAACATTCATTGTGAAATTTATTGATTCTGCAACTTGTACTTTTCTCCGTTGTGTGAGAGTACCATGGAATTTTTGCTGCTTTCATGTTTGGTACTTTTCCCCTGTAAGCTACCATGATGTTAGAGTTAGCGGAATCCATTTTGAATTGGAAAGACTTTCTCATTTACAGTGTTATTTCATGTGAATTAATCACTTTGCTTAGAGAAGGTGACTCATGTTGAAATGAGTATGATTTTCTCATTCATTACGGAGTATATACACGGCACTTACCGCCTAACTGATTTCTAAAATAACAGACTTATAATTAACTTGCCACCACTAATTATCTTCTATTCAGTGATTGCAAGATCCTTCCACGACCTTCGAGTcattagtttttactttttagtgaATAAAGAAAGAACTGGAAGTGTAAAATAAATCATGTCTtgctaagaaaaaataaaggggTCTATACTCTTATATCTGTTGTCCAACCAAATTAATTTCCACGCGCTCTCTGTTGGCAGTGATGAAGGCACTTCCTATACGAAATTCCCTTTGCTCTTCAGTTTTCACAACTTGAATTGtggaaacaagaaaaaaaagaaacttttTGGTATATTCGGTATTATATTATAAGTCAATTTTATAGTGTTTTTTATTtggtgtttaatttatttttatgataaattttaaatattttaatttctctatttttaaattaaatattaattatttgatttttttaaacaattaaacaataatttttaaatactaTAACATACACCGTTATATTATATGATAGGTATGTGATGATTGTAGTTTATTctttacattattaaaaatgagattcagtcaatttaatttaactctaaaaatttataagataaaagatgtcttatatttataaattatttagagACTTTATTCACAAAAGTGATGAGATTTataatgcaatttttttatgtCTAGCAATAATAATCTTTATAATGTTTCCTGTCTGCTTCATTTTTCCCACAGAGCAGCGTCCACCTCACTTTCCTTTCTCTCTTGCATACGACTTTTTTAAGTGATCTCGTTAACTCTCTGAATCAGTCTTCAACCAAACACAACTCTTGGATCTTCTGTGCACATAGAATTCAATTCTTCTTGAAGCTTCTAACAGATGGCATCCAGGTCCTCTTCTGGTTCAATTCCACTACCACCGCCAAGAGCATGCACCTATCACGTGTTCTTGAGTTTCAGGGGTGAAGATGCTCGCGGACGATTCACTAGCCATCTCTATGACGCCCTCAACAGAAAGGGAATCACAACCTACAGAGATGATAACAATCTTCGCAAGGGTAATGTTATTTCAGATGAACTCCTCAAAGCAATTGAAGAGTCTATGTTTGCAGTCATAGTTCTGTCACCAAACTACGCTTCATCCACATGGTGCTTGGATGAGCTCTGCAAGATCCTTGATTGCAAGAACAAGCTGGGACTACATATGGTAGCAGTGTTCTATAGTGTGGAACCTTCTGTTGTAAGGCACCAAATAGGGACCTTTCAGGAAGCTTTCAAGAAGCACGAACAGAGACACGACCGTGAGAAGGTTCAAAGATGGAGGGAAGCGTTAAAACAAGTTGCTGATTATTCTGGATGGACCTCCAAAAATCAGTAAGCTAACTAATCATTAACTTACGCTTGTTATGACTACAATTTATCTGCTATACACCGTTCAAACTTTTAAATTCATAATCTaatcaaaactaaaaataatttgtacTATTAGATTGGGATCATATCTCATTTTTAACAAATTGTATAGACTAAATTTTAGATCTACCTTTTATTATtagattataataataaaatagtattattatagaTTAGTTAACCTGTGTCATAATTTAAAGTTATCAAATATGTTAAGTatacgtaaaaaaaattatttgtatgaaatatatattgaaatatagTATTTTTGTGAAGTAAtatatctatttaatttattcacaaatatataaattgaNNNNNNNNNNNNNNNNNNNNNNNNNNNNNNNNNNNNNNNNNNNNNNNNNNNNNNNNNNNNNNNNNNNNNNNNNNNNNNNNNNNNNNNNNNNNNNNNNNNNNNNNNNNNNNNNNNNNNNNNNNNNNNNNNNNNNNNNNNNNNNNNNNNNNNNNNNNNNNNNNNNNNNNNNNNNNNNNNNNNNNNNNNNNNNNNNNNNNNNNNNNNNNNNNNNNNNNNNNNNNNNNNNNNNNNNNNNNNNNNNNNNNNNNNNNNNNNNNNNNNNNNNNNNNNNNNNNNNNNNNNNNNNNNNNNNNNNNNNNNNNNNNNNNNNNNNNNNNNNNNNNNNNNNNNNNNNNNNNNNNNNNNNNNNNNNNNNNNNNNNNNNNNNNNNNNNNNNNNNNNNNNNNNNNNNNNNNNNNNNNNNNNNNNNNNNNNNNNNNNNNNNNNNNNNNNNNNNNNNNNNNNNNNNNNNNNNNNNNNNNNNNNNNNNNNNNNNNNNNNNNNNNNNNNNNNNNNNNNNNNNNNNNNNNNNNNNNNNNNNNNNNNNNNNNNNNNNNNNNNNNNNNNNNNNNNNNNNNNNNNNNNNNNNNNNNNNNNNNNNNNNNNNNNNNNNNNNNNNNNNNNNNNNNNNNNNNNNNNNNNNNNNNNNNNNNNNNNNNNNNNNNNNNNNNNNNNNNNNNNNNNNNNNNNNNNNNNNNNNNNNNNNNNNNNNNNNNNNNNNNNNNNNNNNNNNNNNNNNNNNNNNNNNNNNNNNNNNNNNNNNNNNNNNNNNNNNNNNNNNNNNNNNNNNNNNNNNNNNNNNNNNNNNNNNNNNNNNNNNNNNNNNNNNNNNNNNNNNNNNNNNNNNNNNNNNNNNNNNNNNNNNNNNNNNNNNNNNNNNNNNNNNNNNNNNNNNNNNNNNNNNNNNNNNNNNNNNNNNNNNNNNNNNNNNNNNNNNNNNNNNNNNNNNNNNNNNNNNNNNNNNNNNNNNNNNNNNNNNNNNNNNNNNNNNNNNNNNNNNNNNNNNNNNNNNNNNNNNNNNNNNNNNNNNNNNNNNNNNNNNNNNNNNNNNNNNNNNNNNNNNNNNNNNNNNNNNNNNNNNNNNNNNNNNNNNNNNNNNNNNNNNNNNNNNNNNNNNNNNNNNNNNNNNNNNNNNNNNNNNNNNNNNNNNNNNNNNNNNNNNNNNNNNNNNNNNNNNNNNNNNNNNNNNNNNNNNNNNNNNNNNNNNNNNNNNNNNNNNNNNNNNNNNNNNNNNNNNNNNNNNNNNNNNNNNNNNNNNNNNNNNNNNNNNNNNNNNNNNNNNNNNNNNNNNNNNNNNNNNNNNNNNNNNNNNNNNNNNNNNNNNNNNNNNNNNNNNNNNNNNNNNNNNNNNNNNNNNNNNNNNNNNNNNNNNNNNNNNNNNNNNNNNNNNNNNNNNNNNNNNNNNNNNNNNNNNNNNNNNNNNNNNNNNNNNNNNNNNNNNNNNNNNNNNNNNNNNNNNNNNNNNNNNNNNNNNNNNNNNNNNNNNNNNNNNNNNNNNNNNNNNNNNNNNNNNNNNNNNNNNNNNNNNNNNNNNNNNNNNNNNNNNNNNNNNNNNNNNNNNNNNNNNNNNNNNNNNNNNNNNNNNNNNNNNNNNNNNNNNNNNNNNNNNNNNNNNNNNNNNNNNNNNNNNNNNNNNNNNNNNNNNNNNNNNNNNNNNNNNNNNNNNNNNNNNNNNNNNNNNNNNNNNNNNNNNNNNNNNNNNNNNNNNNNNNNNNNNNNNNNNNNNNNNNNNNNNNNNNNNNNNNNNNNNNNNNNNNNNNNNNNNNNNNNNNNNNNNNNNNNNNNNNNNNNNNNNNNNNNNNNNNNNNNNNNNNNNNNNNNNNNNNNNNNNNNNNNNNNNNNNNNNNNNNNNNNNNNNNNNNNNNNNNNNNNNNNNNNNNNNNNNNNNNNNNNNNNNNNNNNNNNNNNNNNNNNNNNNNNNNNNNNNNNNNNNNNNNNNNNNNNNNNNNNNNNNNNNNNNNNNNNNNNNNNNNNNNNNNNNNNNNNNNNNNNNNNNNNNNNNNNNNNNNNNNNNNNNNNNNNNNNNNNNNNNNNNNNNNNNNNNNNNNNNNNNNNNNNNNNNNNNNNNNNNNNNNNNNNNNNNNNNNNNNNNNNNNNNNNNNNNNNNNNNNNNNNNNNNNNNNNNNNNNNNNNNNNNNNNNNNNNNNNNNNNNNNNNNNNNNNNNNNNNNNNNNNNNNNNNNNNNNNNNNNNNNNNNNNNNNNNNNNNNNNNNNNNNNNNNNNNNNNNNNNNNNNNNNNNNNNNNNNNNNNNNNNNNNNNNNNNNNNNNNNNNNNNNNNNNNNNNNNNNNNNNNNNNNNNNNNNNNNNNNNNNNNNNNNNNNNNNNNNNNNNNNNNNNNNNNNNNNNNNNNNNNNNNNNNNNNNNNNNNNNNNNNNNNNNNNNNNNNNNNNNNNNNNNNNNNNNNNNNNNNNNNNNNNNNNNNNNNNNNNNNNNNNNNNNNNNNNNNNNNNNNNNNNNNNNNNNNNNNNNNNNNNNNNNNNNNNNNNNNNNNNNNNNNNNNNNNNNNNNNNNNNNNNNNNNNNNNNNNNNNNNNNNNNNNNNNNNNNNNNNNNNNNNNNNNNNNNNNNNNNNNNNNNNN from Arachis duranensis cultivar V14167 unplaced genomic scaffold, aradu.V14167.gnm2.J7QH unplaced_Scaffold_174260, whole genome shotgun sequence includes these protein-coding regions:
- the LOC107472581 gene encoding toll/interleukin-1 receptor-like protein, encoding MASRSSSGSIPLPPPRACTYHVFLSFRGEDARGRFTSHLYDALNRKGITTYRDDNNLRKGNVISDELLKAIEESMFAVIVLSPNYASSTWCLDELCKILDCKNKLGLHMVAVFYSVEPSVVRHQIGTFQEAFKKHEQRHDREKVQRWREALKQVADYSGWTSKNQ